The window GCAACGACTATCGCTTCGACCTGGCTGCGGTCCAGGATGTCGTCCGCCGCTTCCTGCTCATCCTCTGGAACACCTACGGCTTCTTCGCCAACTACGCGAGGCTCGACGGATTTGATCCCGGCGCGGCGGCGGTTCCGGTGCGCGAGCGGGCGCTCCTCGACCGCTGGCTGCTCGCGGAGCTGGCGGTCACGATCGCCGACGTCGACAAGGCAATGGAGGCGTACGACCCGCCAACGGCGGCGCGGCGTCTGGAGGGCTTCGTGCTGGATCTCTCGACCTGGTACGTGCGGCGCTCACGCCGCCGGTTCTGGAAATCGGAGTCCGATGCCGACAAACGGAGCGCTTACCAGACGCTCTACCAGGTGCTGGTCAGCGTGGCCCAGTTGCTGGCCCCCTTCATGCCATTTGTCTCCGAGAGCATGTATCAGAACCTTGCGGCCGGCCGGCGGGGCCAACCCGAGAGCGTACACCTGTGCGACTGGCCGGTGGCCGCCTCCGATTGGCGAGACGATGAGCTCCGCCAGCAGATGGCCGTCGTTCGGCGGCTGGTCGCGACCGGGCTCGCCGCACGGAATACCGCCGGCATCAAGGTGCGCCAGCCGCTGCGCGCCGTCACGATCGCCGAGCGGCCGCTCGACCCGGGGCTCGAGGCCATCCTGCTCGAAGAACTCAACATCAAGTGCGCCCAGTACCAGGGTCAAGGGGGCGGCCTGATCCTCGATACCGAGATCACCGAGGAATTGAGGTTTGAGGGCTTGGGTCGCGATATCGTCCGAACGATTCAGGAGCTTCGCAAGCGCTGCGGGTTCGCGGTCGAAGATCGCATCCGCCTCTACTACCAGGGCGATGGTGTGCTGGCTCGTGCTCTCGAGCGTGGGCGCGACTACATCGCGGCCGAGACGCTGGCGGTTCAGGTTGAGCGCGGCGCTCCGCCGGAGGGCGCCTGCTCCGATTCGATGAAGGCGGAGGGGGAGGAGCTCCAGTTGAGTGTGCTGAAGGTGGCCGCACGCTGAATCGGGTCCGCAGCTACGGCCTGCTGGCGGTGATCGCCGCCGTGGTCGTCATCGTCGACCGCGTCACGAAGATCTTCGTCGAACGGCGGTTCGGGGTTCCCTACGGTCCGCGCGAGGTCGTCGACCATCTCCTTTTCCTGACCGTCACCCGGAACCGGGGAGCCGCCTTCGGGCTATTTCAGAACTTCACGGCCGGCTTCCTCCTGATCTCGGCCGTGGTCATGGTCGGCATCCTTATCTATTACTGGCGCCTTCCGGCTGACGACTGGTCGGCGCGGCTGGGCCTGGCGCTCGTCTTCGGTGGCGCCATCGCCAACGCCTACGATCGGGGCGTCAAGGGATCGGTTATCGACTTCATCCAGGTGCCGCACTACCCGATCTTCAACGTCGCCGACTCGGCGATTACCGTTGGCGTCGTGGTGCTTCTGCTGGGCACGCTCTGGCGGAGCCGCCGGTCCCAGCGCGCTTGACCGAGGCGATCCAGCACACCGTCCCGATCAGCGCCCCCCGACTCGACCAGTACCTGGCCGGCCTGCTCGCCGGGCAGAGCCGCAGCCAGGTTCAGCGATTGATCGCGGAGGGGCACGTCCGCCTCAACGACGGGCCGGCGCGCGCGGGCAGCCGCCTGCGGTCGGGCGATCGTCTCAGCTGGGAATTACCGGCGCCGGTTCCGACCCGGCTGCAACCGGAAGCAATGAATCTTCCGGTGCTCTACGAGGACGACGACCTGGTCGTCATCGACAAACCGGCCGGCCTTGTCGTGCATCCCGGGCCGGGGCATTCGACCGGCACCCTGGTGCACGGCTTGCTCGGCCGCGGGCCGGGCTGGTCCACGATCGGAGGCACCGAGCGGCCGGGAATCGTCCACCGGCTGGACCGGGACACCTCGGGATTGATGGTGGTGGCGCGGAATGACGAAGCCCACCGCGAGCTGGCTCGCCAGCTGCAGCGGCGGATCATGACGCGCAAATACCGCGCGATCGTGGTGGGAGAAGTGGCCGATCCCGCGGCACGGATCGACGCGCCCATCGGCCGTGACCCCAAGAACCGGCAACGCATGACGGTGATTGGGGACGGACGGGAGGCCGTCACCGAATTCCGGCGGCTGGGCGTTGCTGGTGGTCACTCGCTGCTGGAGGTAACGCTGGGCACCGGCCGCACGCATCAGATCCGAGTCCACCTTGCTTATATCCATCACCCGGTTCTCGGTGACCCCGTCTACGGCCGCCGGTCACCGCTGATTGCGCGGCCGGCCCTCCATGCCGAGGCGCTCACGCTCAAACATCCCAGGACGGGCAAGTCGATGACCTGGCAGACACCTCCGCCCGAGGACTTCGCATTGGCGTGGAATTCGCTGGGCGGCGCTCTGGCACACCCTAAAATGCGGTGATCAGATGACCCAGCCCAAGATCGGGCTTTTGATCGTGATCTCCGGACCAAGCGGAGTGGGGAAGGATACCGTCCTGCGGCGCCTTTTCGAGATGGCGCCCGAGCTCAAATACTCGGTCTCATACACGACCCGGCCGCCCCGGCCGGGGGAAGTCGACGGCCACAGCTACACCTTCGTCAGCGAGCCGGAATTTCTGCGCCTGATCGAGCAGAAGGAATTCCTGGAATGGGCGAAGGTCTATGACCACTATTACGGGACCTCCCGCCGGCGCGTCGAGGCCGCCATCAACCGCGGTGAAGACATCATCCTCAAGATCGATGTGCAGGGCGCGACCTTCGTCCGCAAGCGGATGCCGGAGGGGCTCTTCATCTTTATCACGCCGCCGTCGACGGAGGAACTGCTCAGCCGCCTGACCGGCCGGAACACGGAGTCACCGGAGGCGCTCGCGATCCGGCAGAAGGAGGCCCTAATCGAGCTCGGGCTGGCCAAAGACTACGAACACGTGGTCTGCAACCGGGATGTCGACGAGACCGCGCGAGAGATCCTGGCGATGATCGCGGCCGAGCACGACC of the Candidatus Dormiibacterota bacterium genome contains:
- the lspA gene encoding signal peptidase II, producing MAVIAAVVVIVDRVTKIFVERRFGVPYGPREVVDHLLFLTVTRNRGAAFGLFQNFTAGFLLISAVVMVGILIYYWRLPADDWSARLGLALVFGGAIANAYDRGVKGSVIDFIQVPHYPIFNVADSAITVGVVVLLLGTLWRSRRSQRA
- a CDS encoding RluA family pseudouridine synthase translates to MTEAIQHTVPISAPRLDQYLAGLLAGQSRSQVQRLIAEGHVRLNDGPARAGSRLRSGDRLSWELPAPVPTRLQPEAMNLPVLYEDDDLVVIDKPAGLVVHPGPGHSTGTLVHGLLGRGPGWSTIGGTERPGIVHRLDRDTSGLMVVARNDEAHRELARQLQRRIMTRKYRAIVVGEVADPAARIDAPIGRDPKNRQRMTVIGDGREAVTEFRRLGVAGGHSLLEVTLGTGRTHQIRVHLAYIHHPVLGDPVYGRRSPLIARPALHAEALTLKHPRTGKSMTWQTPPPEDFALAWNSLGGALAHPKMR
- the gmk gene encoding guanylate kinase; this translates as MTQPKIGLLIVISGPSGVGKDTVLRRLFEMAPELKYSVSYTTRPPRPGEVDGHSYTFVSEPEFLRLIEQKEFLEWAKVYDHYYGTSRRRVEAAINRGEDIILKIDVQGATFVRKRMPEGLFIFITPPSTEELLSRLTGRNTESPEALAIRQKEALIELGLAKDYEHVVCNRDVDETAREILAMIAAEHDRRQAPV